A single Candidatus Thalassolituus haligoni DNA region contains:
- a CDS encoding LysR family transcriptional regulator, translating into MLEIKHLRTLIALRDGGTLVEAAKRLCLTQSALSHQLKDLEDKLGVRLFVRKSKPLRFTRAGLEMLQMADQILPQLRQCELALKKLAGGETGRLHMVIECHSCFEWLMPAINRFRDHWPDVEIDLTTSFHFDPLPALTRGDIDLVITSDPEPDSRIHYRPLFRYQSLLAVSNQHPLASQAQASATDLASETLIHYPVERKRLDIYQHFLLPAGIEPSANRQTELTLMMIQLVASGRGVACLPNWALQPYLDAKLISALPLGEGIWPTLYAAIRADQQDDSYIKDFLSLSIDTCFERLQGIEPIRTLK; encoded by the coding sequence ATGCTGGAAATCAAACATCTCAGAACACTCATAGCGCTACGTGATGGCGGCACTCTTGTCGAGGCCGCCAAACGGCTGTGCCTGACACAGTCGGCGCTGTCCCACCAGCTCAAGGATCTGGAAGACAAGCTGGGAGTCAGACTTTTTGTGCGTAAATCCAAGCCGTTACGTTTCACTCGTGCCGGACTGGAAATGCTGCAGATGGCTGATCAGATACTACCCCAGTTACGTCAGTGTGAACTGGCCTTAAAAAAACTGGCGGGTGGCGAAACCGGTCGCTTGCACATGGTCATTGAATGCCATAGCTGCTTTGAATGGCTGATGCCAGCGATTAACCGTTTTCGAGATCACTGGCCAGATGTGGAAATAGACCTGACCACCAGCTTCCATTTTGATCCCTTACCCGCGCTTACCCGAGGAGACATTGACCTTGTCATTACCTCCGACCCGGAGCCTGACAGCCGTATCCACTATCGTCCGCTATTCCGCTATCAATCACTGCTGGCGGTCTCCAATCAGCACCCCTTGGCAAGTCAGGCCCAAGCCTCAGCCACCGATCTGGCGTCAGAAACCCTGATTCACTACCCGGTTGAACGGAAACGCCTGGATATTTATCAACACTTTCTGCTGCCTGCGGGGATAGAACCGAGTGCCAATCGCCAGACCGAACTGACACTTATGATGATTCAGCTGGTCGCCAGCGGACGCGGTGTTGCCTGCTTGCCGAACTGGGCATTACAGCCGTATCTGGATGCTAAACTGATCAGCGCCTTGCCGTTGGGGGAAGGCATCTGGCCAACCCTGTATGCTGCAATCCGGGCTGATCAGCAAGACGACAGTTACATCAAGGACTTCCTGAGTCTTTCTATCGATACCTGCTTTGAACGCCTGCAAGGTATTGAGCCTATACGCACGTTAAAATAA
- a CDS encoding ATP-binding protein: MSGIFLRVYGALILAIVGITVFCFLSLNLIHHIRYHEYWERDLGRALQVLNAGESGIRFRQTLEQAWIDQSDLAQMNSHQRYRLSQGQVVVSLDNSSLRLSLLEDVESRAAEDLFDVDATPLTVSNSVATFHFNANAELAWSQFTELVRHHFLVSGMDGDVYAEWLAVQLAVPVRLTIMRIAPIYPVATRLVDVPLGDYHHLLIGPFTAPHETPYHVWVVLGLIAVLVFALVVFWLVTTMESGLRDLDQVTGRLAQGHLSARIAVTGMDPVNRLGNSFNKMAEHIQRLIGIQREMLHAVSHELRTPVARLRFGLQIIEDEVEDPHLKNQIRGMDADIQELDQLIDEILTYARLEEGGPLLEFQEVELTDIARQVAAEARPSGQIEVRFLESERLHDSLAEVEPRYIHRAVQNLVGNACRYASSRVQVSCSVAVDTCRIDVEDDGPGIPEEQWSRVFVAFARLDDSRTRSSGGYGLGLSIVRRIAYWHGGRAIVGRSEQLGGARFSLVWPRYHID; encoded by the coding sequence ATGAGTGGCATTTTCCTGCGGGTGTATGGCGCGCTGATACTGGCTATTGTCGGCATTACTGTTTTCTGTTTTCTGTCGCTGAATCTTATTCATCATATTCGTTACCATGAATACTGGGAGCGGGATCTTGGCCGTGCGCTGCAGGTCTTGAATGCTGGCGAGTCTGGGATACGTTTTCGCCAGACGCTGGAGCAGGCCTGGATTGATCAGTCTGATCTGGCGCAGATGAACAGTCATCAACGTTATCGTTTGTCTCAAGGCCAGGTTGTCGTCTCCCTTGATAATTCCAGTCTGCGGCTTAGTTTGCTGGAGGATGTCGAGAGTCGTGCTGCAGAGGACTTGTTCGATGTTGATGCCACCCCCCTCACTGTCTCAAACAGTGTTGCTACCTTCCATTTTAATGCCAACGCAGAACTGGCCTGGTCACAGTTTACCGAGCTGGTTCGACATCATTTTCTGGTGTCGGGAATGGATGGCGACGTCTATGCGGAATGGTTGGCCGTGCAGCTGGCTGTTCCGGTACGGCTTACCATCATGCGTATCGCACCGATATATCCCGTCGCTACCCGGCTGGTCGATGTGCCATTGGGGGATTATCACCATTTACTGATTGGCCCGTTCACGGCTCCCCATGAGACGCCTTATCACGTCTGGGTTGTCCTCGGCTTGATTGCTGTTTTAGTGTTTGCGCTGGTGGTCTTCTGGTTGGTTACGACGATGGAATCCGGTTTGCGAGATCTGGATCAGGTGACTGGCCGCCTGGCACAGGGGCATCTGTCTGCGCGTATCGCGGTGACCGGCATGGATCCGGTCAATCGTCTGGGTAACTCTTTTAACAAGATGGCGGAACATATTCAGCGCTTGATCGGGATTCAGCGGGAGATGTTGCATGCGGTATCCCATGAGTTGAGGACGCCGGTTGCCCGGTTGCGGTTTGGCTTGCAAATCATTGAAGATGAAGTTGAAGACCCGCATCTGAAAAACCAGATACGGGGAATGGATGCGGATATTCAGGAGCTGGATCAGCTGATTGATGAAATCCTGACTTATGCCCGCCTGGAAGAGGGCGGGCCCTTGCTCGAATTCCAGGAAGTGGAGTTGACCGATATCGCTCGCCAAGTGGCGGCAGAAGCCCGGCCCTCGGGGCAGATAGAGGTGCGCTTTCTGGAAAGTGAACGATTGCACGATAGTTTGGCAGAGGTAGAGCCAAGGTATATCCATCGGGCGGTACAGAATCTGGTTGGTAATGCCTGTCGTTATGCCAGCTCCCGTGTTCAGGTGAGTTGCAGCGTGGCGGTGGATACCTGTCGGATTGATGTGGAGGACGATGGCCCTGGTATTCCAGAAGAGCAGTGGTCGAGGGTGTTTGTTGCATTTGCTCGCCTGGATGACAGTCGTACTCGCAGCTCTGGTGGTTATGGTTTGGGGTTGTCAATTGTCCGACGTATTGCTTATTGGCACGGTGGACGCGCCATTGTGGGTCGCAGTGAGCAACTGGGGGGAGCCAGGTTCAGTCTGGTCTGGCCGCGTTACCATATAGACTAG
- a CDS encoding response regulator encodes MANVEMAHDSDENWRILIVEDDERLAALTKDYLESNGLSVAIEGDGARAIDRIKTEQPDLVVLDLMLPGEDGLAVCRLVRPHYRGPILMLTARTEDLDQVLGLEMGADDYVAKPVRPRVLLARIRALLRRVRDVVEVVSEESNQENRLTFGNLVVDSAMREAWLEGRSIDLTSAEFDLLWLLCNSAGRVLTREEIFHQLRGIEYDGQDRSIDVRVSRIRPKVGDDPMNPRRIKTVRSKGYLFVKEL; translated from the coding sequence ATGGCAAACGTAGAAATGGCACATGACTCGGATGAAAACTGGCGCATCCTGATTGTTGAAGATGACGAACGACTGGCTGCCCTGACCAAGGATTATCTGGAAAGTAATGGTCTGAGTGTGGCTATCGAAGGTGATGGTGCCCGGGCGATTGACCGGATCAAGACGGAACAGCCGGATCTGGTGGTGCTTGATTTGATGCTGCCGGGTGAAGATGGCCTGGCCGTTTGTCGGCTGGTACGCCCTCATTACCGTGGGCCGATTCTGATGCTGACAGCCCGAACCGAGGATCTGGATCAGGTGCTGGGTCTGGAAATGGGGGCTGATGATTACGTCGCCAAACCGGTACGGCCACGAGTGTTACTGGCCAGAATCCGGGCCTTGTTACGCCGGGTTCGTGATGTGGTGGAGGTGGTCAGTGAAGAGTCCAACCAGGAAAATCGTCTGACGTTCGGTAATCTGGTGGTTGACAGCGCCATGCGGGAAGCCTGGCTTGAAGGGCGCAGCATTGATTTGACCAGTGCCGAGTTCGATCTGCTCTGGCTGTTGTGTAACAGTGCCGGGCGAGTGTTGACACGAGAGGAAATTTTCCATCAGTTACGCGGCATCGAATACGATGGTCAGGATCGTTCGATTGACGTAAGAGTATCTCGTATTCGTCCCAAGGTGGGTGATGATCCGATGAATCCCCGTCGAATCAAAACGGTGCGCAGTAAGGGGTATCTGTTTGTGAAGGAGCTGTAA